CCAGAACTACGCATTGTATCCTCATATGACGGTGTATGAAAACATGGCGTTCGGCTTAAAATTGCGTAAAGTACCGAAAAAAGAAATTGATCGTCGTGTGAATGAAGCGGCAGCTATTCTAGGGCTAGAATCGTATTTAAAGCGTAAACCGAAAGCATTATCTGGTGGACAACGTCAACGTGTGGCGCTTGGTCGTGCAATTGTACGAGATGCGAAAATTTTCTTAATGGATGAACCGTTATCAAACTTGGATTCAAAACTACGTGTACAAATGCGTGCTGAAATAGCGAAATTACATCAACGTCTAAAAACAACGACAATCTATGTAACGCATGATCAGACAGAAGCTATGACGATGGCGAGCCGGATCGTGATTATGAAAGACGGCGTTGTGCAACAAATTGGCACACCAAAAGAAGTCTACGAAGAACCTACGAACGTATTTGTTGGAGGATTTATTGGATCTCCTGCAATGAATTTCTTCCGTGGAGTATATGCAAATGGTCAATTCGGCATGGGAGAAACAGTTTTAACTATTCCTACTGCTCGACAATCAGTCCTGAAAGCGTATGAAGGAAAAGAAGTCATCTTGGGAATTCGTCCTGAACATATTAACAATGATTTTAGAACGCTTGAATCGGAGCAAGGGATGAAAATTGCCACTACTGTGGATGTAGCGGAACTTACTGGAGCAGAGCAAATGGTATATGCAACGCTAGAGGGGCAAGAATTTATTGGACGTATTGACTCGAAAAACACTGTCCACCCAGGGGACGCAATTGACTTAGCATTCCACTTAGAGCGTGCTCATTTCTTCGATGTTGACACAGAAGAACGGATTATGACGGTGGAATAAAAAGCGGAAATTGTACGAAAATTTGGGTATTGTCATTCTAAAATGCATATGATAGGATGAATTTAATCATTTTGTGCAAACGCTTTCACAGTTTAGCGTTTCCTTTTTTTAACAATCTGTGCAAACGTTTTCACGGCTTTAACAAACTAATTATTGGGGGATTTATTCATGAAAAACAGCAAATTGCGTTTCGGTCTGTTAGCGTTCATCCTTGTACTTTCAGGAATTTTAGCTGGATGTAACTCTGATGGTGATTCATCGAACGGAGATGGCGGTAAAGATGTAACAATCGACATTTTCCAATTCAAAGTAGAGTTTAAAGATCAATTTGAAGCGTTAGCAAAAGCATACGAAGAAGAGCACGATGGCGTGAAAATCAATATCACTACTGTTGGTGGTGGAGAAGATTACGGCGCAGCATTACGTTCTAAATTCGCATCTGGTAAAGAACCTGCGATTTATAATATCGGGGGACCTCAAGATGTAGCAGACTGGAAAGACAAATTAGCAGATTTATCTGATACAAAAGCAGCGGGTGCAGCTCTTGAAGGTTCATTAGACGGAGTAACAGTTGATGATGCAGTACTTGGACTTCCATACAATCAAGAAGGATATGGATTTATCTACAACAAAGCAGTATTCGAAAAAGCTGGAATTGATGTAGCGTCTATTAAAGACTTAGCTTCATTAGAAGCAGCTGTTAAAACATTAGATAGTAAAAAAGATGAGCTAGGATTAGAAGCAGTATTTGCTTTACCTGGTAAAGAAACTTGGGTTACTGGTTTACACTTATCAAACGTTTTCATCGCGCCTGAATTTGATAGCAATGTGTTAACTGCATTTGATGCAAAAACAATTGATTTCAAATATGGTGATGCGTTTAAATCAATTTTAGATTTACAAAATGACTATTCTGTTCAACCAACAGTAAGCCTAGATTACTCTATGCAAGTTGAAGAGTTATTCTCTTTACAAAAAGTAGCTATGATTCAACAAGGTAACTGGGTATACGGATCAATTGCTGGCATTGACGAAGATTTCGCTCAAAACGGCGTTGGCATTCTACCAATTCCTGTAGAAGGATTTGAAGGAGATTCTATGCCAGTCGGAATTCCAATGTACTGGGGCGTAAACAGCAATGCAGACGAAGCAGTAGTTGACGCATCGAAAGATTTCTTAGACTGGTTGTATACTTCTGAAAAAGGTAAAGAAACAGTGATGAGCGAATTTAAATTCATCCCTGCTTACGAAGGATATGATTCTTCGAAAATCGCAGATCCAATCTCACAAGAAATTTATAAATACGCAGAAGAAGGCAAAACAATTGGCTGGACATTCATGGGTTACCCAACTGGATGGGGTCAAGATGAGCTTGGCGTAGGCATTCAAAAATACTTGAGCGACGAAGCAAGCTGGGAAGAAGTAGTAGATTCTGCTAAAGCAGCATGGGAAGAAGCTCGTAAATAACACGCGCATCGAAAACAAAACAAAGTAGCCACTCGTGCTACTTTGTTTTGTCTGTTTAAGACGATGTCGTAAATTTCCATTGTTGTCGGTAAGTACCGATTGTTTTAGTAAACAAAAACGGAAACGCTAAATTAGTCTCAATAGAGTAAGATTAAAAGTTAGAAAGAAAAGTTGTAGGAGGTGGCATATGCGCACCCGTAGTTTAACGTATTGGTTGTTCCTTGCCCCCGTATTATTGGCACTTACACTTGTTGTAATTGCTCCATTATTACTCGGTGTCTATTATTCATTCACAGACTGGAACGGAATTTCAACCAACAGCTTTGTTGGTTTTCAAAATTATATTGATTTGTGGTCAGACAAAGAATTTAAAGATTCGTTATGGTTCACGACTAAATTCTCGATTGTCTCGGTTATTTTAATTAACTTTATCGGTTTGTCCCTTGCGTTAATTGTTACATCGAAAATCAAATCGAGTAAGTTTCTTCGTACCATTTTCTTCATGCCAAACTTAATTGGTGGATTAATCTTAGGATTTATCTGGCAGTTCATTTTCATCAAAGTGTTTGGTACTGTTGGAACGATCTTCGGTATGGAAGGCTTAAAAGGATGGCTATCTACACCTGAAACTGGATTTTGGGGGTTAGTCATTTTGATGAGCTGGCAAATGTCCGGATATATTATGGTCATTTACATCGCTTATTTAGAAGGTGTATCGAAAGAATTACTAGAAGCATCTGAAATCGATGGCGCAAATGCTTTTCAACGTTTCCGATTTGTGGTGTTTCCTTTAGTGGCACCAGCGTTTACTGTATCGATGTTTTTAACGTTATCGAATACTTTTAAATTGTACGATCAAAACTTGTCCTTAACAGCAGGTGGTCCATATAATTCTACTCAAATGGTTGCGATGGAAATTTTCAACACAGCCTTTGGACAATATGATATGGCATATGCACAAGCAAAAGCGGTTATTTTCTTTATCATCGTAGCAATCATCGCTTTAGTACAAGTGTACATTAACAAGAAACGTGAGGTGGAAATGTAATGAGAAAATCACGCCGTTTCCCACTAGAGATACTCGGTATCCTACTTGCGTTATTGTGGTTAGCACCATTTTACCTAATGATTGTGAACTCGTTAAAAACGAAACGAGAGATCTTTTCGGATACGTTAAAGCTTCCAGATACATTTACATTAGATAATTATAAAGAAGCGTTTGTGCAACTAGATTTTGTGCAAACATTTTTCAACTCGTTCATCATCACTGTACTGAGTGTATTGATCATCATCGTATTTTCTTCCATGGCAGCTTATGCGTTGTCTCGTTCGAAAAGTCGACTAAGCACCATCTTGTTTTTTGTTTTTGTCGCTGCGATGTTAATACCTTTCCAATCCGTGATGATTCCGTTAATTACTATTTTCGGGAAGTTTGAAATGTTAAATCGTGCAGGGTTGATCTTCATGTATTTAGGATTTGGTGCAAGTTTATCCATCTTCCTGTATCACGGTGCACTTACGTCTATTCCTAAATCGTTAGATGAAGCTGCCACTATTGATGGGGCGAATAAATTCCAAGTATTTTGGTATATTATTTTCCCGATGTTAAAGCCAATTACAGTAACGGTCGCGATTTTAAATACGATTTGGATCTGGAATGACTATTTACTACCGTCTCTAGTGATCAACCAACAAGGAATGGAAACGATTCCGCTGAAAATGTTCTTCTTCTTCGGAGAATATACAAAACAATGGCATCTAGCGCTAGCTGGATTAACACTGGCGATTATACCAGTCATTATTGGCTATTTCTTCGCACAACGAGAAATTATTAAAGGTGTGTCAGATGGTGCGGTAAAATAGTAGAAAAAGGGGGAGTAAACATGGCAACAACGATTATTGATGTAGCAAAAGAAGCAAATGTCTCCCCATCTACTGTTTCCCGAGTCATTGCAAACAACCCTAGAATTAGTGAACGAACAAAACAGAAAGTTCGAGAAGTGATGGACCGTCTGGACTATCATCCGAATTTTCAAGCTCGCAACTTAGCGGCAAAGTCGACAAAAACGATTGGTGTGATCATGGCTAGTTCTTCTGTCCTCGCTTTTCAGAATCCGTTCTTTCCAGAAGTGTTAAGAGGGATTTGTAGTGCGGCGCATGCGAGTAAATACGGCATGTATTTATCAACGGGCGAAACGGAAGAAGAGATTTTTGACGAAGTTGTCTCCATGACGCAAGGTCGACGCGTAGACGGAATCATCCTCCTTTATTCAAAAGTGAAGGATCGAACGATGGACTATTTGCAGTCCATTGATTTTCCCTTTGTTGTGGTTGGTCGTCCCTTTGAGAATGAAGCATCCGTGACGTATGTAGATAATGATAATACGGCGATCGCTGCAGAAGTCGTGGACTATTTATTGTCGCTTGGACATCAAGATATCGCCTTCGTTGGAGGGGATATCAACTATGTGGTGTCGCGTGATCGTTTAGCGGGTTATCAGCAAGCATTAGAAACAGCTGGAATTCCTTTTCAACAAGCGTATTATTTACAAGATTCGACGGTGAATGAAGATGGGGCTTCTGCCATTGATGCGTTATTTCATTTACCAAATCGACCGACAGCATTAATTGCCCATGATGATTTAACCGCATACGAAATCATTAGTATTTTAGAGCGGAAAGAAATTAACGTGCCAACAGATATCTCTATTATTAGCTTTAATAACCATGTGCTTTCCCAGCATTTACGTCCGCCGCTTACTTCCGTGGATATTCAAATATATGACCTTGGTTTAGAGGCGACGGAATGTTTATTAAACAAAATGGATGATCCGAAACTTCCAGCGACGCATCGTATCATTGGTGCGAAAATAATAACTAGAGAATCATGTGCACGACGTGGAATAGACTGAGAAAAATGAGGAATTAGTATGGAAAAGCGTTGGTGGAAAGAAGCAGTAGCTTATCAAGTGTATCCAAGAAGTTTCCAAGATTCGAATGGAGATGGAATTGGTGATTTACAGGGAATGATCTCGAAATTAGATTACATAAAAGAGCTTGGCATCGATGTAATTTGGATTTGTCCTATGTACAAATCACCGAATGATGACAATGGCTATGATATAAGTGATTACCAAGATATTATGGATGAGTTTGGAACGATGGCTGACTTCGACCTGCTTTTAAAAGAAGTTCACGCTCGCGGGATGAAGCTTATTATTGACTTAGTAATCAATCACACGAGTGATGAACATGAGTGGTTTATCGAATCACGTTCTTCTAAAACGTCGGACAAACGTGACTGGTATATTTGGCGTGATGGCAAAGATGGCAGAGAACCGAACAACTGGGAAAGTATTTTCAACGGGCCTGCTTGGGAATTAGATGAAAAAACGGGTCAATATTATTTGCACATTTTCTCTAAAAAGCAACCAGACTTGAACTGGGAAAACAGCGATGTTCGTAAAGCACTATATGATATGGTGAATTGGTGGTTAGACAAAGGAATCGATGGTTTCCGTGTTGATGCCATTAGTCATATTAAAAAAGACGTCACGTTTGAAGATATGCCTAACCATACAGATCGCCCGATTATTCAAGCGTGGGATAAGTACATGAACGTGGAAGGCATTCAGCCATTTTTGGGAGAATTAAAAGACGAAACCTTTGCGAAATACGACATCATGACAGTCGGCGAAGCGAATGGTGTGTCCATTGATGAAATTGATCGATGGGTAGACCCCGAAAAAGGCAAATTCGATATGATTTTCCAATTTGAACACTTAAGTTTGTGGGATGCTGAGTCGAAGAAAGCACTTGATATTATTGAATTAAAAAAGACACTTTCTCGTTGGCAACATGCACTAGATGGTCAAGGTTGGAATGCCCTTTTCATTGAAAATCATGACAAAGCACGCGTCGTATCTACGTGGGGAAATGACCAAGACTTTTGGAGAGAAAGTGCGACAGCATTTGGTATGATGTATTTCTTCATGCAAGGAACACCGTTCATTTACCAAGGGCAAGAGATAGGAATGACGAACGTTCATTTTGAAAACCTAGCGGATTACCGCGATGTAGCAACCCACAATTTATATGCTTCTAAAAAAATGGATGGACTTTCTCACGATGAGCTAATGCAAATTATTTGGGATAGCAGTCGCGATAACTCGCGTACTCCTATGCAGTGGACGGCTGAAGAAAATGCTGGTTTCACGAGTGGAAGCCCGTGGATTGGTGTAAATCCTAATTACACCGAGTTAAATGTGCAAACACAACAATCGGATCCTACATCGATCCTCTCGTTCTATAAAAAAATGATCGCTATACGCAAATCAGCGGACGTATTTGTCTATGGAACATACGATTTACTTTTAGAAGATGATCCGCAAATCTTCGCCTATACACGAACACTTGGAACAGAGCGCGTATTAATCGTGACGAATCTCTCTGAACACCAAGCAGTATACGCGGGAGATGCAACACTTCGTTACGATCAATTACTACTAGCGAATACAGCATGTGCCCTGCATCAAGATGCAAAAAGTATTACACTAGCACCGTACGAAGCACGTCTTTACAACATCTAACGAACTGCCTGATCAAACTTTCTTGATCAGGCTTTTTTTTATTTAGGAAGATTTTCGACGAACCGAAAATCACCAATTGAAATGGAAGGAGGAAGATTTTTGGCATGACAAAAATCAACCCTATTGGATGAAGGGGCAGAATGTAGAAGGGACTAGGCAAGTGGATAGGGAGGGGGAAAATGGGAGATTGTTCTAATGTTTTCTTGGAGTGTCCCAATGTTTGAGTAAAGTGTCCCAATGTTCGCGGAAAGTGTCCCAATCACCACGAAAAAGTGTCCCATTCCGCTTATAACCTACTTTTCATTTAAATGAAAAAAGCCGCACGCCCTCTGAGACATGCGACTTTTCTTATTAGTAACCAGGTTTTTTCAATAGTTTAAAGATATTTGTTTTGTAGTCTTCCACACCTGGTTGATCAAATGGATTGATGTCTAATAAGTATGCACTGTATGCACAGGAAATCATGAAGAAATAGAGAAGTTCTCCGATGTGGTATTCGTCTAATTTTTCAATTGTTAGTGCTAATTGAGGGACGCCTCCGTCTAAATGTGCTTTGGATGTTGCTTCGTATCCCACTTTGTTGAATTCCTGTAAGGAGAGCCCCGCTAAGTAGTTGAGTTCGTCTCCGTTGTTTTCCGCTTCGAATACAGTTAGGTCTGTTTGTACTTTTTGTACGTTTAAAAATGTTTCAAATAAGAATCTACGGCCATCTTGAATGTATTGTCCAAGGGAGTGTAGGTCGGTTGTATAGGAAACGGATGCTGGGAATACTCCTTTCCCCTCTTTTCCTTCGCTTTCGCCGAATAATTGCTTCCACCATTCTTGAACAAAGGATAGTTTTGCATCAAATGTTGCAAGGATTTCTACTTCGTATCCTTTGTTATAGAGGAAGTTCCGAGCTGCTGCGTATTGCATCGCTGTGTTGTTGCTAAAGTCTGCAGTGCCATAAAATGCTTCTGCATTTTTTGCACCTCGCATTAGTTCTTGGATATCATATCCGGCTGCAG
The Paenisporosarcina cavernae genome window above contains:
- a CDS encoding carbohydrate ABC transporter permease yields the protein MRKSRRFPLEILGILLALLWLAPFYLMIVNSLKTKREIFSDTLKLPDTFTLDNYKEAFVQLDFVQTFFNSFIITVLSVLIIIVFSSMAAYALSRSKSRLSTILFFVFVAAMLIPFQSVMIPLITIFGKFEMLNRAGLIFMYLGFGASLSIFLYHGALTSIPKSLDEAATIDGANKFQVFWYIIFPMLKPITVTVAILNTIWIWNDYLLPSLVINQQGMETIPLKMFFFFGEYTKQWHLALAGLTLAIIPVIIGYFFAQREIIKGVSDGAVK
- a CDS encoding glycoside hydrolase family 13 protein, with the protein product MEKRWWKEAVAYQVYPRSFQDSNGDGIGDLQGMISKLDYIKELGIDVIWICPMYKSPNDDNGYDISDYQDIMDEFGTMADFDLLLKEVHARGMKLIIDLVINHTSDEHEWFIESRSSKTSDKRDWYIWRDGKDGREPNNWESIFNGPAWELDEKTGQYYLHIFSKKQPDLNWENSDVRKALYDMVNWWLDKGIDGFRVDAISHIKKDVTFEDMPNHTDRPIIQAWDKYMNVEGIQPFLGELKDETFAKYDIMTVGEANGVSIDEIDRWVDPEKGKFDMIFQFEHLSLWDAESKKALDIIELKKTLSRWQHALDGQGWNALFIENHDKARVVSTWGNDQDFWRESATAFGMMYFFMQGTPFIYQGQEIGMTNVHFENLADYRDVATHNLYASKKMDGLSHDELMQIIWDSSRDNSRTPMQWTAEENAGFTSGSPWIGVNPNYTELNVQTQQSDPTSILSFYKKMIAIRKSADVFVYGTYDLLLEDDPQIFAYTRTLGTERVLIVTNLSEHQAVYAGDATLRYDQLLLANTACALHQDAKSITLAPYEARLYNI
- a CDS encoding ABC transporter substrate-binding protein, which produces MKNSKLRFGLLAFILVLSGILAGCNSDGDSSNGDGGKDVTIDIFQFKVEFKDQFEALAKAYEEEHDGVKINITTVGGGEDYGAALRSKFASGKEPAIYNIGGPQDVADWKDKLADLSDTKAAGAALEGSLDGVTVDDAVLGLPYNQEGYGFIYNKAVFEKAGIDVASIKDLASLEAAVKTLDSKKDELGLEAVFALPGKETWVTGLHLSNVFIAPEFDSNVLTAFDAKTIDFKYGDAFKSILDLQNDYSVQPTVSLDYSMQVEELFSLQKVAMIQQGNWVYGSIAGIDEDFAQNGVGILPIPVEGFEGDSMPVGIPMYWGVNSNADEAVVDASKDFLDWLYTSEKGKETVMSEFKFIPAYEGYDSSKIADPISQEIYKYAEEGKTIGWTFMGYPTGWGQDELGVGIQKYLSDEASWEEVVDSAKAAWEEARK
- a CDS encoding carbohydrate ABC transporter permease, which produces MRTRSLTYWLFLAPVLLALTLVVIAPLLLGVYYSFTDWNGISTNSFVGFQNYIDLWSDKEFKDSLWFTTKFSIVSVILINFIGLSLALIVTSKIKSSKFLRTIFFMPNLIGGLILGFIWQFIFIKVFGTVGTIFGMEGLKGWLSTPETGFWGLVILMSWQMSGYIMVIYIAYLEGVSKELLEASEIDGANAFQRFRFVVFPLVAPAFTVSMFLTLSNTFKLYDQNLSLTAGGPYNSTQMVAMEIFNTAFGQYDMAYAQAKAVIFFIIVAIIALVQVYINKKREVEM
- a CDS encoding ABC transporter ATP-binding protein; this encodes MASLVLDNISKVYDNKVTAVSNFHLQVEDEEFIVFVGPSGCGKSTTLRMIAGLEEISGGDFFVDGKRMNDVTPKERDIAMVFQNYALYPHMTVYENMAFGLKLRKVPKKEIDRRVNEAAAILGLESYLKRKPKALSGGQRQRVALGRAIVRDAKIFLMDEPLSNLDSKLRVQMRAEIAKLHQRLKTTTIYVTHDQTEAMTMASRIVIMKDGVVQQIGTPKEVYEEPTNVFVGGFIGSPAMNFFRGVYANGQFGMGETVLTIPTARQSVLKAYEGKEVILGIRPEHINNDFRTLESEQGMKIATTVDVAELTGAEQMVYATLEGQEFIGRIDSKNTVHPGDAIDLAFHLERAHFFDVDTEERIMTVE
- a CDS encoding LacI family DNA-binding transcriptional regulator, which codes for MATTIIDVAKEANVSPSTVSRVIANNPRISERTKQKVREVMDRLDYHPNFQARNLAAKSTKTIGVIMASSSVLAFQNPFFPEVLRGICSAAHASKYGMYLSTGETEEEIFDEVVSMTQGRRVDGIILLYSKVKDRTMDYLQSIDFPFVVVGRPFENEASVTYVDNDNTAIAAEVVDYLLSLGHQDIAFVGGDINYVVSRDRLAGYQQALETAGIPFQQAYYLQDSTVNEDGASAIDALFHLPNRPTALIAHDDLTAYEIISILERKEINVPTDISIISFNNHVLSQHLRPPLTSVDIQIYDLGLEATECLLNKMDDPKLPATHRIIGAKIITRESCARRGID